The Nonlabens sp. Hel1_33_55 genome contains the following window.
ATAGCTGAACCTAGACAAGGTCTATTTAATAATGCCTTTATGCCAGACTGGGAATAGCATCCTTTTATCTAAGAAGAGATGCGTAATCTCTTCCTAAGAAATCCGAATCTCTGAGCAAGATTCAATGAATTTCAGATAACCGAATATGATACTTACGCGCATCAATATTGTTGTTGCTATTCCCTTACTGGTACAAATAATGAGCCAAGTGTTACTTAAGAGGTTGCACTTGGCTTTATTTTTTTAGTTACGTAAAAATGTGTGCTCTAGTTTGCTTATGGATCCATGTTATATCTAAACGATATTTGAAAATACAATAATCCTACTAAGACATTTGGTAATCCTACTTAACCGACTAAAGTATAATTGACTTAAAACTAATTATTCAATTTCCAAATCAATACTCTCAAAGGCTCCAGCATCTGGGCTGGCGCCTCTTAATGCGCCGCTAATATCGATGGTTGTCGCTCTACTAGGTTCAGCGATACTATTAGCACCACTTTCATTATCAATGCGCAACAGATTGCGATCTACGTTTTCAAACAAAGGATCTTCATTAAAGATATTTTGAGAATAATTAATAGTGTTTGTGAAGTCGTAGAAAGCATTATCCTCAAAATCATCGAATCGATCATTAAATCGTATCAAGCTATTTTCAAAACTAAAATTGAAATCAACTCCATCTACCGCTCCTAATATCAATTCAATATCACGATCACCGTAAATAATACCATTGGTAAAGTTAAACTGAATTAGCGCTTCTGTTAGGTCTGTATTCGGGATCGTGTTGCTAACAAATAGGGTAGGATCCTGTCTAAAACCTTTGTCCCAATAATTGGAAATCGTACAATTATTAAAATTATAGGTGCCGCCTAATCTTGCTACAAGGGCTGATTGACCAGCGTTGTGAATTATCAAGTTCTCTGCATTGATATTTGCTGTGGAAGCCAGTAAGCCAACATTTGAGGAATTTAAAATTTTAGAATTGTCAATTTTCAAAGTGGCACCATCAGAATCTGGATTTGAATTATCCATTATAATTCCGATACTCGCATTCTTGATCGTAGCGTAAGATATTTCATGATTCTTACTTCCATCAGTTAACCAGATTCCAAACCATTGGCCAGTAACATCAGCGAAAGTAGGTTCTAATCGGTCGCCTTCAAAAATCACTTCATTTTCCAGTTCTTCTGTGCTGGAAAGAGCTCCGTTAATTTTGACTGTTGACTCATTTGCTGCGATAATTCCACTTTGACTGTGAAAAAATAAACGAGCGCCAGCTTCAATGGTTAGGGTTTTATCGGCTGGAACAGCTGCAAAGCCATAGATAACATAGGGTTTCTCGTTTGTGAAGGTTAGCTCATCATCATCCAATAAATATCCCGAGATTCTGATCTCGTTATTTTCTTCATCAGTTCCCAATAAAAGTGTTTCGGTAATCCCGTTTGCATCACGTTCTGGAAAAAGCAGGATGGCATCTTTTACCAAAGTTATTAATTGAACATCTTGCTGATTGGCACCGCTATCAAATTCAATAACGTCTTCGTACAAAAATTCATTTCCGTTTGAAAAGTTTGTAATGTCAACAGTAGTTTCTACAAAAACGTAAAGAGAATCATTAGCAAGCAATTCCACATCTTTGAAAATCTGCCCTGGAACTCCATCTACGGCAAGTCTATACCTAGATTCATTTCCTAAACCTAAAGCCACTCTTGGAATGACAATATCATCATTGCTTCTATTATAAACTTTAAAGGTGCGTGTACTACTACCTATATTGCTAAATATGGTATCGAGAAAAACAGTGTCTTGGGAGAAACCTAGGTTACCAGTACTTTGCACAAATTCAAAATCATTACGACAAGAAGACAATCCTATGATTAGTGTAGCGATAAGTCCCGTGAGTAAAATCTTTTTCATTCTGCTACTTCAAATAGTTCTCTTAATTCCTGTGATATGCGTACTGGTTTTCCATTTTTGTCAATAGCACACCAGTCTGATACCGTTTTAGCAAGCAACTCCATCGAGTCTTCTTTATATATTTCTATAAAACGTTCATACCTAACGTTTGTTGCTCGGCCTACTTGGGTCTTTATCAATATGTTGTCGTCAAGAATTGCAGATTGTTTATATTCTATACAATGCTTGATCATCACCCAATCATATTGATCAAGAATTTCTTGTGGCGCGACAGTAGTCCAGTGTTTCGAAGCCACATCGTTAGCCCATTGCACATAAACAACATTGTTCACGTGGTTTAGATCGTCAATTTCATTCGTAGATACTCGGCGGTGCTGCTCAAAAATGGGTAGACTAGAATCCAAATTAGTTCGAGATTTCAATTTCAAACATTTTTGCCCAGCGTTTCCCGGTCACAAATAAACGGTCTGTTGCCTTATCGTAAGCGATCCCGTTCAGCACATTGTCATCTTTACTCCAGTTAGGAATCTGATCTTTCAGATCAGTGAGATTAATAACTCCTTCGAGAGCACCTGTCGATGGATCTAAAGTAAAGATGGCGTTTTCTTGATAGATGTTTGCATAAATTTTACCATTCACAAATTCAAGCTCGTTGATTTTATCGAACGTCTTTTTGTTGGAAACAATTTGAATGTATTCCAGTTCCTCAAATGTGACTGGATCAATTTTCCAAATCTTATCCGTTCCATCACTCTTGTATAAGAACTCTCCATCATTTGCAAGTCCCCAACCTTCTTTGCTCTGATTATATTTGAAAGTCTCTGTCTCATTGAGATCAAGATCATAGACGTACCCAAAACGACTGCGCCACGTCAATTGGTACAACTTATTATTGAGTATGGTTAATCCTTCTGCAAAAATATCTCTTCCTAACTCTTCTTTCTTAATCACATCACCCGTTTCTACTTGAGTAATTCTAACATCAGACTCGCCGTATTGTCCCGTACTTTCATAAAGTTGCCCATCGTGAAATTCAAGACCTTGAGTATACGCTGCCTCATCGTGAGGATATGTATTTACAATGGAATAAGAATATATTTTTGGCGCTATTGGATTCAGCCTTGTGATACTAGTGGTCGCCGTGGCAACCTTATTATCTTGATACACCACAGCCTTGTAAGTTAGTTTTCCTAGCGGTTGATTTGTTAGATTTCGCGAAAGCGTGTTTCCTTCAACATCATCTAATCTACGAGCATTTTGATACCATACGATGCTATCTGCACCCATTGATGCGTCGTCTACCAAAGAAATTTGAACGGTATCCTCATCATTCCAGTTTTTTTTATCATTGGTAATTTCCAAGGAGTAATTGGATTTAAATCGATCCAATTCGGTTTTACAACTTGATAATGAGAGTGCTACAAAGGCTATTAAAATGGAGTATTTCCAGTTCATCGTGGACTTCTTAAGTTGCCGAAATATAGTGAGAAAAATCATGCTTAAAAACCTTTGCACAGCTCAAAGGAGACCTTATATTTGCACCGGGCAAGTCCTACACAACCAGCTCCTGCTGAACTCCTCCAGGGCGGGAACGCAGCAAAGGTAAGCGGTCGTAGCGGTGTGATGTAGGTAGCTTGCCTTTTTTTGTGCCTTATAGTGAAATATAACTATTTGATATTTAAAGGTTTATGAAAAAAGTAGTTTTGATAACAGGTGGTTCATCTGGAATAGGGAAGTCCGTCGCCATTCATTTACAGGAGTCTGGTTACAAGGTTTACGGTACCAGCAGGAATCCAGATCGCTATCCAGAATTCCCCATCAATTTAGTGCAGATGAACGTTCAGGACCCAAAATCCATTGAGTCTGCGGTTTCTTTTATTCTCGATAAAGAAAAAACTATTGATATTCTCGTTAACAATGCTGGCGTAGGTATCACGGGTCCTATGGAAGAAACTCCTATTGACGAGGTCAAGAATACCATGGAAACCAACTTCTACGGCCCATTGAGGGTTCTTCAAGTAGTATTGCCGGTCATGAGAAAACAGCGTAGTGGTAGAGTTATCAATATTACAAGTATCGCTGGTTATATGGGATTGCCTTATCGTGGCATATATAGCGCCAGCAAAGGAGCCTTAGAAATCGCTACGGAAGCGTACCGTATGGAATGCGCGCATCTCAATATTTATTTTAGTAATGTAGCTCCAGGTGACTTTGCAACTAATATTGCGGCAGGACGTTTCCATGCTCCAGTGGTTAAGGGCAGTGATTATGAGACTGGATATGCCAACACTTTAAAGTTGATTGATGATCACGTAGATGATGGAAGCGACCCTATTGAGGTT
Protein-coding sequences here:
- a CDS encoding acyl-CoA thioesterase — its product is MDSSLPIFEQHRRVSTNEIDDLNHVNNVVYVQWANDVASKHWTTVAPQEILDQYDWVMIKHCIEYKQSAILDDNILIKTQVGRATNVRYERFIEIYKEDSMELLAKTVSDWCAIDKNGKPVRISQELRELFEVAE
- a CDS encoding SDR family oxidoreductase translates to MKKVVLITGGSSGIGKSVAIHLQESGYKVYGTSRNPDRYPEFPINLVQMNVQDPKSIESAVSFILDKEKTIDILVNNAGVGITGPMEETPIDEVKNTMETNFYGPLRVLQVVLPVMRKQRSGRVINITSIAGYMGLPYRGIYSASKGALEIATEAYRMECAHLNIYFSNVAPGDFATNIAAGRFHAPVVKGSDYETGYANTLKLIDDHVDDGSDPIEVAKKIKEIIEMKNPGIHYKVGSFLQKFSIVLKKILPEKQYEKMLKKHYGL
- a CDS encoding glutaminyl-peptide cyclotransferase, translating into MNWKYSILIAFVALSLSSCKTELDRFKSNYSLEITNDKKNWNDEDTVQISLVDDASMGADSIVWYQNARRLDDVEGNTLSRNLTNQPLGKLTYKAVVYQDNKVATATTSITRLNPIAPKIYSYSIVNTYPHDEAAYTQGLEFHDGQLYESTGQYGESDVRITQVETGDVIKKEELGRDIFAEGLTILNNKLYQLTWRSRFGYVYDLDLNETETFKYNQSKEGWGLANDGEFLYKSDGTDKIWKIDPVTFEELEYIQIVSNKKTFDKINELEFVNGKIYANIYQENAIFTLDPSTGALEGVINLTDLKDQIPNWSKDDNVLNGIAYDKATDRLFVTGKRWAKMFEIEISN